The Benincasa hispida cultivar B227 chromosome 11, ASM972705v1, whole genome shotgun sequence genome has a segment encoding these proteins:
- the LOC120090390 gene encoding TOM1-like protein 6 isoform X3, which yields MIKIVKKKADMNVRNKILVLLDSWQEAFGGPGGKHPQYYWAYDELRRSGIEFPKRSLDAAPIFTPPVSNPTLRITQAGYGMPSNSSRRLDETMATEIEGLSLSSLDSMRNVMELLNDMLQAVTPGDSLAVKDEVIVDLVSRCRANQKKLMQMLTTTGDEELLGRGLELNDSLQTLLANHDAIASGSVLPTQSTNLSPQMPESSAAAQKANEIRGSSIRDSSPPNVNTPSTASVARTQIVEDDEEEDEFAQLARRHSKSQPVPSQSSSTETVENLALVSTGNAVTSSMPASSNTCTALALPDPPAPVKTSKEQDMIDLLSITLSTSSTSPHTPLTPPASSQNTHQVPVSSSNTQRYHHQHSASEGQVPYNSYVVPWAQPGPQVQLQSQTQPQVLSQQQFQPQPQPQQQFQSQPQSQQQQQFQPQPQPQPQQFQPQPQPQPQQFQPQHQPQPQQQYHSQPQPQPQPQRQFQPQPQPHQQQFQPQQQFHPQYAQYSSGYYPSPPWAGSSLNANHQSNVSVSNMGYLRGKEPALSTSSLPARPLQHLNSFPLRGNNELAMRGGGDSWAAGAPRNSTPSTTQKPFIPSYRLFEDLNVFGSTDPRLKVTSSNATSSLAGSSGQSMVGGRK from the exons ATGATCAAAATTGTGAAGAAGAAG GCAGACATGAATGTGAGGAACAAAATTTTAGTGCTATTAGATTCTTGGCAGGAGGCATTTGGTGGACCCGGAGGAAAGCATCCTCAATATTACTGGGCGTACGATGAATTAAGG CGGTCTGGAATTGAATTTCCCAAGCGTTCATTAGATGCTGCTCCAATTTTTACACCACCTGTTTCAAATCCAACCCTAAGGATTACACAAGCTGGTTACGGAATGCCTAGTAATTCATCAAGGAGGCTTGATGAGACAATGGCGACAGAGATTGAAGGCCTAAGTTTGTCAAGCTTGGATTCCATGCGTAATGTTATGGAGCTCTTGAATGACATGCTGCAAGCTGTGACTCCTGGAGACTCTCTT GCTGTTAAAGATGAAGTGATTGTAGATCTTGTAAGCCGTTGTCGTGCCAATCAAAAGAAGTTGATGCAGATGTTGACTACAACGGG GGATGAGGAACTTCTTGGTCGAGGTCTGGAGCTAAACGACTCCTTGCAAACTTTACTTGCTAATCATGATGCAATTGCTTCTGGTTCTGTGTTGCCAACTCAATCAACAAATCTGAGCCCTCAGATGCCTGAGTCATCTGCTGCTGCACAGAAAGCCAATGAAATAAGAGGTTCAAGCATAAGAGATTCTAGTCCACCAAATGTGAATACTCCATCAACTGCTTCTGTAGCAAGGACCCAGATAGTGGAGGATGACGAAGAGGAGGATGAGTTTGCCCAACTAGCTCGAAG GCACTCTAAATCACAGCCTGTACCTAGTCAAAGCTCTTCTACCGAAACTGTTGAGAACTTGGCATTGGTGAGCACAGGCAATGCAGTTACTTCATCCATGCCAGCATCCTCTAATACTTGCACTGCATTAGCTCTACCAGATCCTCCTGCACCAGTCAAGACTTCAAAAGAGCAAGATATGATTGACCTCTTGAGTATCACTTTATCAACATCATCAACCTCTCCTCATACTCCTCTCACTCCACCTGCATCAAGCCAAAATACACATCAGGTCCCTGTATCGTCGTCAAATACACAGAGATATCATCATCAGCATTCTGCCAGCGAAGGTCAGGTACCTTATAACAGTTACGTTGTGCCATGGGCTCAACCTGGACCCCAGGTTCAGTTACAATCACAAACTCAACCACAAGTACTATCGCAGCAACAATTTCAACCTCAGCCGCAGCCACAACAACAATTTCAATCACAGCCTCAGTCGCAGCAGCAACAACAATTTCAACCTCAGCCTCAGCCACAACCACAACAATTTCAACCTCAGCCTCAGCCACAACCACAACAATTTCAACCTCAGCATCAGCCACAGCCGCAACAACAATATCATTCTCAGCCACAGCCACAGCCACAGCCACAACGACAATTTCAACCTCAGCCTCAGCCTCACCAACAACAATTTCAGCCGCAGCAGCAATTTCATCCACAGTATGCTCAATATTCTTCAGGTTACTACCCTTCCCCACCTTGGGCAGGTTCTTCTCTTAATGCCAACCACCAAAGTAATGTCTCTGTTTCGAATATGGGTTATCTTCGTGGGAAGGAACCTGCACTGTCTACCTCTTCATTGCCTGCTAGACCTTTGCAGCATCTTAATTCATTCCCATTGAGAGGAAATAATGAGTTAGCTATGCGTGGAGGAGGAGACTCATGGGCAGCAGGTGCCCCTAGGAACTCAACACCTTCAACAACACAAAAGCCGTTCATTCCATCATACAGACTGTTTGAGGATCTAAATGTTTTTGGCAGTACAGATCCAAGATTGAAGGTGACTAGCAGTAACGCAACTTCTAGCTTAGCCGGAAGTTCTGGCCAAAGTATGGTGGGGGGGAGAAAGTGA
- the LOC120090390 gene encoding TOM1-like protein 6 isoform X2, with the protein MSLSSSSSATVAVEKATSDLLISPDWTMNIDICDSINSNHWQAKDVMKAVKRRLQHRSPKVQLLSLTIAERNILGEMIKIVKKKADMNVRNKILVLLDSWQEAFGGPGGKHPQYYWAYDELRRSGIEFPKRSLDAAPIFTPPVSNPTLRITQAGYGMPSNSSRRLDETMATEIEGLSLSSLDSMRNVMELLNDMLQAVTPGDSLAVKDEVIVDLVSRCRANQKKLMQMLTTTGDEELLGRGLELNDSLQTLLANHDAIASGSVLPTQSTNLSPQMPESSAAAQKANEIRGSSIRDSSPPNVNTPSTASVARTQIVEDDEEEDEFAQLARRHSKSQPVPSQSSSTETVENLALVSTGNAVTSSMPASSNTCTALALPDPPAPVKTSKEQDMIDLLSITLSTSSTSPHTPLTPPASSQNTHQVPVSSSNTQRYHHQHSASEGQVPYNSYVVPWAQPGPQVQLQSQTQPQVLSQQQFQPQPQPQQQFQSQPQSQQQQQFQPQPQPQPQQFQPQPQPQPQQFQPQHQPQPQQQYHSQPQPQPQPQRQFQPQPQPHQQQFQPQQQFHPQYAQYSSGYYPSPPWAGSSLNANHQSNVSVSNMGYLRGKEPALSTSSLPARPLQHLNSFPLRGNNELAMRGGGDSWAAGAPRNSTPSTTQKPFIPSYRLFEDLNVFGSTDPRLKVTSSNATSSLAGSSGQSMVGGRK; encoded by the exons GCAGGCGAAAGATGTCATGAAAGCTGTGAAAAGAAGGTTACAACATAGGAGTCCTAAAGTTCAGCTGCTGTCTCTAACG ATAGCCGAGAGAAATATTCTAGGAGAGATGATCAAAATTGTGAAGAAGAAG GCAGACATGAATGTGAGGAACAAAATTTTAGTGCTATTAGATTCTTGGCAGGAGGCATTTGGTGGACCCGGAGGAAAGCATCCTCAATATTACTGGGCGTACGATGAATTAAGG CGGTCTGGAATTGAATTTCCCAAGCGTTCATTAGATGCTGCTCCAATTTTTACACCACCTGTTTCAAATCCAACCCTAAGGATTACACAAGCTGGTTACGGAATGCCTAGTAATTCATCAAGGAGGCTTGATGAGACAATGGCGACAGAGATTGAAGGCCTAAGTTTGTCAAGCTTGGATTCCATGCGTAATGTTATGGAGCTCTTGAATGACATGCTGCAAGCTGTGACTCCTGGAGACTCTCTT GCTGTTAAAGATGAAGTGATTGTAGATCTTGTAAGCCGTTGTCGTGCCAATCAAAAGAAGTTGATGCAGATGTTGACTACAACGGG GGATGAGGAACTTCTTGGTCGAGGTCTGGAGCTAAACGACTCCTTGCAAACTTTACTTGCTAATCATGATGCAATTGCTTCTGGTTCTGTGTTGCCAACTCAATCAACAAATCTGAGCCCTCAGATGCCTGAGTCATCTGCTGCTGCACAGAAAGCCAATGAAATAAGAGGTTCAAGCATAAGAGATTCTAGTCCACCAAATGTGAATACTCCATCAACTGCTTCTGTAGCAAGGACCCAGATAGTGGAGGATGACGAAGAGGAGGATGAGTTTGCCCAACTAGCTCGAAG GCACTCTAAATCACAGCCTGTACCTAGTCAAAGCTCTTCTACCGAAACTGTTGAGAACTTGGCATTGGTGAGCACAGGCAATGCAGTTACTTCATCCATGCCAGCATCCTCTAATACTTGCACTGCATTAGCTCTACCAGATCCTCCTGCACCAGTCAAGACTTCAAAAGAGCAAGATATGATTGACCTCTTGAGTATCACTTTATCAACATCATCAACCTCTCCTCATACTCCTCTCACTCCACCTGCATCAAGCCAAAATACACATCAGGTCCCTGTATCGTCGTCAAATACACAGAGATATCATCATCAGCATTCTGCCAGCGAAGGTCAGGTACCTTATAACAGTTACGTTGTGCCATGGGCTCAACCTGGACCCCAGGTTCAGTTACAATCACAAACTCAACCACAAGTACTATCGCAGCAACAATTTCAACCTCAGCCGCAGCCACAACAACAATTTCAATCACAGCCTCAGTCGCAGCAGCAACAACAATTTCAACCTCAGCCTCAGCCACAACCACAACAATTTCAACCTCAGCCTCAGCCACAACCACAACAATTTCAACCTCAGCATCAGCCACAGCCGCAACAACAATATCATTCTCAGCCACAGCCACAGCCACAGCCACAACGACAATTTCAACCTCAGCCTCAGCCTCACCAACAACAATTTCAGCCGCAGCAGCAATTTCATCCACAGTATGCTCAATATTCTTCAGGTTACTACCCTTCCCCACCTTGGGCAGGTTCTTCTCTTAATGCCAACCACCAAAGTAATGTCTCTGTTTCGAATATGGGTTATCTTCGTGGGAAGGAACCTGCACTGTCTACCTCTTCATTGCCTGCTAGACCTTTGCAGCATCTTAATTCATTCCCATTGAGAGGAAATAATGAGTTAGCTATGCGTGGAGGAGGAGACTCATGGGCAGCAGGTGCCCCTAGGAACTCAACACCTTCAACAACACAAAAGCCGTTCATTCCATCATACAGACTGTTTGAGGATCTAAATGTTTTTGGCAGTACAGATCCAAGATTGAAGGTGACTAGCAGTAACGCAACTTCTAGCTTAGCCGGAAGTTCTGGCCAAAGTATGGTGGGGGGGAGAAAGTGA
- the LOC120090390 gene encoding TOM1-like protein 6 isoform X1: MSLSSSSSATVAVEKATSDLLISPDWTMNIDICDSINSNHWQAKDVMKAVKRRLQHRSPKVQLLSLTLIETMVKNCGDYVHFQIAERNILGEMIKIVKKKADMNVRNKILVLLDSWQEAFGGPGGKHPQYYWAYDELRRSGIEFPKRSLDAAPIFTPPVSNPTLRITQAGYGMPSNSSRRLDETMATEIEGLSLSSLDSMRNVMELLNDMLQAVTPGDSLAVKDEVIVDLVSRCRANQKKLMQMLTTTGDEELLGRGLELNDSLQTLLANHDAIASGSVLPTQSTNLSPQMPESSAAAQKANEIRGSSIRDSSPPNVNTPSTASVARTQIVEDDEEEDEFAQLARRHSKSQPVPSQSSSTETVENLALVSTGNAVTSSMPASSNTCTALALPDPPAPVKTSKEQDMIDLLSITLSTSSTSPHTPLTPPASSQNTHQVPVSSSNTQRYHHQHSASEGQVPYNSYVVPWAQPGPQVQLQSQTQPQVLSQQQFQPQPQPQQQFQSQPQSQQQQQFQPQPQPQPQQFQPQPQPQPQQFQPQHQPQPQQQYHSQPQPQPQPQRQFQPQPQPHQQQFQPQQQFHPQYAQYSSGYYPSPPWAGSSLNANHQSNVSVSNMGYLRGKEPALSTSSLPARPLQHLNSFPLRGNNELAMRGGGDSWAAGAPRNSTPSTTQKPFIPSYRLFEDLNVFGSTDPRLKVTSSNATSSLAGSSGQSMVGGRK, from the exons GCAGGCGAAAGATGTCATGAAAGCTGTGAAAAGAAGGTTACAACATAGGAGTCCTAAAGTTCAGCTGCTGTCTCTAACG CTTATCGAGACAATGGTGAAGAATTGTGGTGATTATGTCCATTTTCAGATAGCCGAGAGAAATATTCTAGGAGAGATGATCAAAATTGTGAAGAAGAAG GCAGACATGAATGTGAGGAACAAAATTTTAGTGCTATTAGATTCTTGGCAGGAGGCATTTGGTGGACCCGGAGGAAAGCATCCTCAATATTACTGGGCGTACGATGAATTAAGG CGGTCTGGAATTGAATTTCCCAAGCGTTCATTAGATGCTGCTCCAATTTTTACACCACCTGTTTCAAATCCAACCCTAAGGATTACACAAGCTGGTTACGGAATGCCTAGTAATTCATCAAGGAGGCTTGATGAGACAATGGCGACAGAGATTGAAGGCCTAAGTTTGTCAAGCTTGGATTCCATGCGTAATGTTATGGAGCTCTTGAATGACATGCTGCAAGCTGTGACTCCTGGAGACTCTCTT GCTGTTAAAGATGAAGTGATTGTAGATCTTGTAAGCCGTTGTCGTGCCAATCAAAAGAAGTTGATGCAGATGTTGACTACAACGGG GGATGAGGAACTTCTTGGTCGAGGTCTGGAGCTAAACGACTCCTTGCAAACTTTACTTGCTAATCATGATGCAATTGCTTCTGGTTCTGTGTTGCCAACTCAATCAACAAATCTGAGCCCTCAGATGCCTGAGTCATCTGCTGCTGCACAGAAAGCCAATGAAATAAGAGGTTCAAGCATAAGAGATTCTAGTCCACCAAATGTGAATACTCCATCAACTGCTTCTGTAGCAAGGACCCAGATAGTGGAGGATGACGAAGAGGAGGATGAGTTTGCCCAACTAGCTCGAAG GCACTCTAAATCACAGCCTGTACCTAGTCAAAGCTCTTCTACCGAAACTGTTGAGAACTTGGCATTGGTGAGCACAGGCAATGCAGTTACTTCATCCATGCCAGCATCCTCTAATACTTGCACTGCATTAGCTCTACCAGATCCTCCTGCACCAGTCAAGACTTCAAAAGAGCAAGATATGATTGACCTCTTGAGTATCACTTTATCAACATCATCAACCTCTCCTCATACTCCTCTCACTCCACCTGCATCAAGCCAAAATACACATCAGGTCCCTGTATCGTCGTCAAATACACAGAGATATCATCATCAGCATTCTGCCAGCGAAGGTCAGGTACCTTATAACAGTTACGTTGTGCCATGGGCTCAACCTGGACCCCAGGTTCAGTTACAATCACAAACTCAACCACAAGTACTATCGCAGCAACAATTTCAACCTCAGCCGCAGCCACAACAACAATTTCAATCACAGCCTCAGTCGCAGCAGCAACAACAATTTCAACCTCAGCCTCAGCCACAACCACAACAATTTCAACCTCAGCCTCAGCCACAACCACAACAATTTCAACCTCAGCATCAGCCACAGCCGCAACAACAATATCATTCTCAGCCACAGCCACAGCCACAGCCACAACGACAATTTCAACCTCAGCCTCAGCCTCACCAACAACAATTTCAGCCGCAGCAGCAATTTCATCCACAGTATGCTCAATATTCTTCAGGTTACTACCCTTCCCCACCTTGGGCAGGTTCTTCTCTTAATGCCAACCACCAAAGTAATGTCTCTGTTTCGAATATGGGTTATCTTCGTGGGAAGGAACCTGCACTGTCTACCTCTTCATTGCCTGCTAGACCTTTGCAGCATCTTAATTCATTCCCATTGAGAGGAAATAATGAGTTAGCTATGCGTGGAGGAGGAGACTCATGGGCAGCAGGTGCCCCTAGGAACTCAACACCTTCAACAACACAAAAGCCGTTCATTCCATCATACAGACTGTTTGAGGATCTAAATGTTTTTGGCAGTACAGATCCAAGATTGAAGGTGACTAGCAGTAACGCAACTTCTAGCTTAGCCGGAAGTTCTGGCCAAAGTATGGTGGGGGGGAGAAAGTGA